In one Pseudarthrobacter oxydans genomic region, the following are encoded:
- a CDS encoding aminodeoxychorismate lyase, with translation MTSPASVVLVFLDPAFPDGRLADASKPQLLVTDQGATRGDGIFETMLAVGGNVRKVQAHLDRLARSADALDLVIPPEDEWRRAIGTALSEYRSEYPPASAAEDELVVKLVVTRGVEGAAAPTAWVQVSPTGALARRQRETGIDVILLDRGYDSDAAERAPWLLLGAKTLSYAVNMAALRHAHKQGADDVIFISSDGRVLEGPTSTVLLAHAGTSDDGTSVKRLITPQLDSGILPGTSQGALFTAAKAAGWELGYGPLEPQDLLDADAVWLISSVRLLAPVNRIDGKEIGTPSVQKELTAELNELFAGIQ, from the coding sequence ATGACCTCTCCAGCTTCCGTGGTTCTCGTTTTCCTCGACCCCGCGTTCCCGGACGGCCGGCTCGCCGATGCCTCCAAGCCCCAGCTCCTGGTCACGGACCAGGGCGCCACCCGCGGGGACGGGATCTTCGAAACCATGCTGGCGGTAGGCGGCAACGTGCGGAAGGTCCAGGCCCACCTGGACCGCCTGGCCCGCTCCGCGGACGCCCTTGACCTGGTTATCCCGCCGGAGGACGAGTGGCGCAGGGCCATCGGGACTGCACTGAGCGAGTACCGGTCCGAGTATCCGCCTGCCTCCGCCGCCGAGGACGAACTCGTGGTCAAACTGGTGGTGACCCGCGGTGTGGAGGGAGCCGCCGCGCCCACCGCCTGGGTCCAGGTGTCCCCCACGGGGGCGTTGGCGCGCCGCCAGCGGGAGACGGGAATCGACGTCATCCTCCTTGACCGGGGCTACGACAGCGACGCCGCCGAGCGCGCCCCCTGGCTGCTGCTCGGCGCGAAGACGCTGTCCTACGCCGTCAACATGGCCGCTTTGCGCCATGCCCATAAACAGGGCGCGGACGACGTCATCTTCATCTCCTCCGACGGCCGGGTACTGGAAGGGCCCACCTCCACCGTGCTGCTGGCCCACGCAGGAACGTCCGACGACGGCACTTCCGTCAAGCGCCTCATCACGCCCCAGCTGGACAGCGGCATCCTGCCGGGCACGTCGCAGGGCGCGCTGTTCACCGCGGCGAAGGCTGCGGGCTGGGAACTGGGCTACGGCCCGCTTGAGCCGCAGGACCTGCTGGATGCCGACGCGGTGTGGCTGATCTCCAGCGTCCGTTTGCTGGCGCCGGTCAACCGGATCGACGGCAAGGAAATCGGCACGCCCTCCGTCCAGAAGGAGCTGACCGCCGAACTGAACGAGTTGTTCGCGGGCATCCAGTAA
- a CDS encoding glutamate--cysteine ligase translates to MRTFGVEEELLIVDPESGEPLALADALLSGRRMAADDSPDAPRLLETEDKTVYDDEMGLSAELKLEQIETQTRPCLEYRELLEQIRAGRALADKAAKKNHARVAALATSPLGLASHTTPDPRYARMLERFGLTAQEQLTCGFHVHTYIESHDEGVAVLDRIRDKLAVLTALSANSPFWNGIQTGFESYRTQAWNRWPTAGPTGIYGTYSAYRRVVTRLLDSGVMLDEGMLYFDARLSRNHPTVEVRVADVCLRAEDAALIAVLVRALVETASREWQDGVDPAPVPTVLLRMASWQASSAGLSGELLDFGTFRPARAADVVRSLVDYLAPVLQEQGELALARQGVEDIIARGTGAAEQRRVRDKVLSSSQGGDLGFDAVVKHAVDVTMRGGLDLSKVDEAPELLRVRQS, encoded by the coding sequence ATGCGAACTTTCGGCGTCGAGGAAGAGCTCCTGATCGTTGATCCGGAGAGCGGGGAGCCGCTTGCCCTGGCGGATGCGCTGCTGTCCGGCCGCCGAATGGCCGCCGACGACTCGCCGGATGCCCCCCGCCTCCTGGAGACGGAAGACAAAACCGTTTACGACGACGAGATGGGCCTGAGTGCCGAGCTCAAGCTGGAACAGATCGAAACCCAGACGCGGCCCTGCCTGGAGTACCGTGAGCTCCTGGAACAGATCCGGGCCGGGCGGGCACTGGCAGATAAGGCTGCCAAGAAAAACCACGCACGGGTGGCCGCCCTGGCCACCTCGCCGCTGGGCTTGGCCAGCCACACCACTCCGGATCCCCGCTACGCGCGGATGCTTGAGCGCTTTGGCCTGACTGCCCAGGAGCAGCTGACGTGCGGCTTCCATGTCCATACCTACATTGAGTCGCACGACGAAGGCGTGGCTGTCCTGGACCGCATCCGGGACAAGCTCGCCGTCCTTACCGCCTTGAGTGCCAATTCCCCCTTCTGGAACGGCATCCAGACCGGCTTTGAGAGCTACCGGACCCAGGCCTGGAACCGTTGGCCGACGGCCGGGCCCACGGGCATCTATGGCACGTACTCCGCGTACCGGCGGGTGGTCACGCGGCTCCTGGACAGCGGGGTCATGCTGGATGAGGGCATGTTGTATTTCGACGCCCGGCTCTCCCGCAACCATCCCACGGTGGAGGTCCGCGTAGCCGATGTCTGCCTCCGTGCTGAGGACGCCGCACTTATAGCTGTCCTGGTCCGCGCCTTGGTGGAGACTGCGAGCCGCGAGTGGCAGGACGGCGTCGATCCTGCCCCCGTGCCAACGGTGCTTTTGCGCATGGCGTCCTGGCAGGCGAGCAGTGCGGGCCTCAGCGGGGAGCTGCTCGACTTTGGCACATTCCGCCCGGCGAGGGCCGCTGACGTGGTGCGCTCACTGGTGGACTACCTTGCCCCGGTACTGCAGGAACAGGGTGAACTTGCCCTGGCCCGGCAAGGGGTGGAAGACATCATTGCGCGCGGAACAGGAGCTGCCGAACAGCGGCGGGTCCGGGACAAGGTCCTGTCCTCGTCGCAAGGCGGGGACCTCGGCTTCGATGCAGTGGTAAAGCATGCAGTCGACGTGACCATGCGCGGCGGACTGGATCTTTCAAAGGTGGACGAGGCCCCCGAACTGCTGCGCGTCAGGCAGTCCTAG
- a CDS encoding UDP-N-acetylglucosamine 1-carboxyvinyltransferase: MTQETAEHVAAMLRDARAEKGWTQGQLAAELGTSQSAVARMEQGKQNLSLKMIQRLEVIFDRSIVNVGRPQMTHLRVEGGRTLSGSVDVNSSKNAGVALLCASLINRGTTILRRLARIEEVNRIVEVLTSIGVECTWLNDTDLLLRRPAVLDLGAMDVDAARRTRSVIMLLGPLLDESARYKLPYAGGCDLGTRTVEPHMQALRQFGLSVEATAGFYDVQAPSADTRDRSFVLTERGDTVTENAIMAAAHREGTTVIRNASPNYMVQDLCFYLEMLGVVIEGVGTTTLKITGRRSIDADIEYYPSEDPIEAMSLITAGIVTNSEVTIRRVPIEFMEIELATLGQMGQQLEISGEYMARNGRTRLVDVTTKPSELRAPEDKIHPMPFPGLNIDNLPFFAVIAANAHGQTMIHDWVYENRAIYLTELNRLGAQVQLLDPHRIYVNGPTKWRAAEVGCPPALRPAACLLLAMLAARGVSELRNIYVIERGYEDLAERLNTIGAKVEYFQD; encoded by the coding sequence ATGACGCAGGAAACCGCTGAACACGTTGCCGCCATGCTGAGGGATGCCCGGGCTGAGAAGGGCTGGACCCAAGGCCAGCTGGCTGCCGAGCTGGGAACGAGCCAGAGCGCCGTTGCCCGCATGGAACAGGGCAAGCAGAACCTGAGCCTGAAAATGATCCAGCGCCTCGAAGTGATCTTCGACCGGAGCATCGTGAACGTGGGCAGGCCGCAGATGACCCACCTGCGCGTTGAAGGCGGGCGCACCCTTTCGGGGTCCGTGGACGTCAACAGCAGCAAGAACGCCGGAGTGGCTTTGCTGTGCGCCAGCCTCATTAACCGGGGGACCACCATTCTTCGCCGCCTCGCACGCATCGAAGAAGTGAACCGGATCGTTGAAGTCCTGACCAGCATCGGTGTCGAGTGCACCTGGCTCAACGACACCGACCTGCTGCTCCGCCGCCCGGCGGTCCTGGACCTGGGCGCGATGGACGTGGACGCCGCGCGCCGCACCCGGAGCGTCATCATGTTGCTGGGACCCCTGCTCGATGAGTCAGCCAGGTACAAGCTTCCCTATGCGGGCGGCTGTGACCTTGGTACCCGGACGGTTGAGCCGCACATGCAGGCACTGCGCCAGTTCGGACTCTCGGTGGAAGCGACAGCAGGCTTCTACGACGTGCAGGCCCCGTCCGCAGACACCCGGGACCGCTCCTTTGTCCTGACTGAGCGCGGCGACACTGTCACCGAGAACGCCATCATGGCCGCGGCCCACCGCGAGGGCACCACCGTTATCCGGAATGCCAGCCCCAACTACATGGTGCAGGACCTCTGCTTCTACCTGGAGATGCTTGGAGTGGTTATCGAGGGGGTGGGAACCACCACCCTGAAGATCACCGGACGCCGGTCAATCGATGCCGACATTGAGTACTACCCTTCGGAGGATCCCATCGAGGCCATGAGCCTGATTACCGCGGGCATTGTCACCAACTCGGAGGTGACCATCCGGCGCGTGCCCATCGAGTTCATGGAAATCGAGCTGGCAACCTTGGGGCAAATGGGCCAGCAGTTGGAGATCTCGGGCGAATACATGGCCCGGAACGGCCGGACACGGCTGGTGGACGTCACCACCAAGCCTTCCGAGTTGCGCGCTCCGGAGGACAAGATCCACCCAATGCCGTTCCCCGGGCTGAACATCGACAACCTGCCCTTCTTTGCGGTCATCGCAGCGAACGCGCATGGCCAGACCATGATCCACGACTGGGTGTACGAAAACCGGGCCATCTACCTGACCGAGCTGAACCGGTTGGGCGCCCAGGTGCAGCTCCTTGATCCGCACCGGATCTACGTCAACGGGCCCACCAAGTGGCGCGCCGCGGAGGTTGGCTGTCCGCCCGCGCTCCGCCCGGCAGCGTGCCTGCTGTTGGCAATGCTTGCCGCGCGGGGAGTGTCCGAGCTGCGGAACATCTATGTCATTGAGCGTGGCTACGAAGACCTGGCGGAACGGCTTAATACCATCGGGGCGAAAGTGGAGTACTTCCAGGACTAA
- the cls gene encoding cardiolipin synthase — MWVVVLLGVADLLIRVLAVGIIPGNRRPTTAMAWLLGIFFVPFVGILLFLLFGNFKLSSRRRAQQQRVNDRVRAGISSLSDVESDYPGPEWVKSAAELNRRLGSLPMVDGNSVDLIPGYPDSILQMTEAVRKAKEFINAEFYIMSTDHITDDLLTALEEAAERGVEVRVLFDHIGTLRVQGYRKLLKRLRAGKIQWKRMLPLLPIHGQWRRPDLRNHRKIMVIDGEVAFTGSQNLIEPSYNNPRHRKAGREWVELMARLHGPIVTTLNVVFATDWLSETDESLEHQLQLPSNPHPGNVTAQVVPSGPGFITENNLRLFNTLIYSAQHRISICSPYFVPDDSLLYAITTAAQRGVDVELFVSEKGDQFLVHHAQRSYYEALLEAGVRIYLYKAPFVLHAKHFTIDDEVAVLGSSNMDMRSFSLNLEVSVMLLGEDIVTKMRAVEDTYRDISHELKLADWINRPLAARYVDNVARLTATVQ, encoded by the coding sequence ATGTGGGTGGTGGTGCTGCTGGGCGTCGCCGACCTCCTGATCAGGGTGCTGGCTGTGGGCATCATTCCGGGCAACAGGCGTCCCACCACGGCGATGGCGTGGCTGCTGGGCATTTTCTTTGTGCCGTTCGTGGGCATCCTGCTGTTCCTGCTGTTCGGCAACTTCAAGCTGTCCAGCCGCCGGCGGGCGCAGCAGCAGCGGGTCAACGACCGGGTGCGGGCCGGGATCTCTTCGCTTTCCGACGTCGAAAGCGACTACCCCGGACCGGAGTGGGTGAAGTCCGCCGCGGAACTGAACCGTCGGCTCGGGTCCCTGCCCATGGTGGACGGCAACTCCGTTGACCTGATTCCCGGCTATCCGGACTCGATCCTGCAGATGACGGAGGCCGTGCGCAAGGCGAAAGAGTTTATCAACGCCGAGTTCTACATCATGAGCACGGACCACATCACCGACGACCTCCTCACCGCGCTGGAGGAGGCAGCCGAGCGCGGCGTCGAAGTCCGCGTGCTGTTCGACCACATCGGGACCCTGCGGGTCCAGGGCTACCGGAAGCTCCTGAAGCGGCTCCGCGCGGGCAAGATCCAGTGGAAGCGCATGCTTCCGCTCCTGCCCATCCATGGCCAGTGGCGCAGGCCTGACCTGCGGAATCACCGCAAAATCATGGTGATCGACGGCGAGGTTGCCTTCACCGGCTCGCAGAACCTGATCGAGCCCTCCTACAACAACCCCCGGCACCGCAAGGCGGGCCGCGAATGGGTGGAGCTCATGGCGCGCCTGCACGGGCCCATTGTGACCACATTGAATGTCGTCTTTGCCACCGACTGGCTCAGCGAAACCGACGAATCCCTGGAGCACCAGCTGCAGCTCCCGTCCAACCCGCACCCCGGGAACGTGACGGCACAGGTGGTGCCGAGCGGCCCGGGGTTCATCACCGAGAACAACCTGCGGCTTTTCAACACGCTCATCTACTCCGCCCAGCACCGGATATCGATCTGCAGCCCGTACTTCGTCCCGGATGATTCCCTGCTCTACGCCATCACCACCGCTGCCCAGCGCGGTGTGGACGTGGAGCTGTTCGTCTCCGAGAAGGGCGACCAGTTCCTGGTCCACCACGCCCAGCGGTCCTATTACGAGGCCCTGCTGGAGGCCGGCGTCCGGATCTACTTGTACAAGGCCCCGTTCGTGCTCCACGCCAAGCACTTCACCATCGACGACGAGGTGGCGGTGCTGGGCTCCAGCAACATGGACATGCGTTCCTTCTCCCTGAACCTTGAGGTGTCCGTGATGCTGCTGGGAGAGGACATCGTCACCAAGATGCGTGCGGTGGAGGACACCTACCGGGACATCTCCCACGAGCTGAAACTGGCGGACTGGATCAACCGGCCCCTGGCGGCCCGCTACGTGGACAACGTGGCGAGGCTGACCGCCACAGTCCAGTAA
- a CDS encoding DUF1737 domain-containing protein yields the protein MSDAPAPEEKLSYRLISGPDDRAFCERISAALAEGYVLHGSPAATFNGSSVIVAQAVVLPAAIASADAAVADAVDDLESSGDDLDFGGEGHA from the coding sequence GTGTCTGACGCACCTGCCCCTGAAGAGAAACTGTCGTACCGCCTCATCAGCGGGCCGGATGACCGCGCCTTTTGCGAGCGGATCTCCGCCGCGCTGGCGGAAGGCTATGTCCTCCATGGCAGCCCGGCGGCAACCTTCAACGGCAGCAGTGTGATCGTGGCGCAGGCGGTAGTCCTGCCGGCAGCCATCGCTTCCGCGGACGCTGCCGTGGCAGATGCCGTTGACGACCTCGAGTCCTCCGGCGATGACCTTGACTTCGGCGGCGAGGGCCACGCATGA
- a CDS encoding TetR/AcrR family transcriptional regulator C-terminal domain-containing protein, with amino-acid sequence MASPKVQSPTGPAQKQKLSRELVLTKALEVVDAEGLEALTMRRLGQELGRDPMSLYRYAENRAALLDGVTELVLNELTIHPDDPDWKAQLRRIAHDLRSLALQHPNVVPLLVTRPLSTPLGLRPLGTLRPLEQILSLLIGAGFSPSDALHVYRAYYGFLYGHILNELQEFVVDPEENEVLLRLGLHRLPAKEFPRLRALAPALADYEGSAELDQGLSILLSGLEAQLSLQDAEPTG; translated from the coding sequence ATGGCTTCCCCGAAAGTCCAGTCCCCCACCGGGCCGGCCCAAAAGCAAAAGCTGAGCAGGGAGCTGGTGCTGACCAAGGCGCTCGAAGTTGTTGACGCGGAAGGCTTGGAGGCGCTGACCATGCGCCGCCTTGGCCAGGAACTGGGCCGGGATCCGATGAGCCTCTACCGCTATGCGGAGAACCGCGCCGCGCTGCTGGACGGCGTCACCGAACTGGTGCTTAACGAACTCACCATCCACCCCGACGATCCCGATTGGAAAGCCCAGCTGCGCCGCATCGCACACGACCTTCGGAGCCTTGCGCTCCAGCACCCCAATGTGGTGCCGCTGCTCGTGACCAGGCCGCTCTCCACCCCGCTGGGGCTGCGGCCGCTGGGCACGCTGCGTCCCCTCGAGCAGATCCTGTCCCTGCTGATTGGGGCAGGGTTCAGCCCGTCGGACGCCCTCCACGTCTACCGCGCCTACTACGGCTTCCTCTACGGCCACATCCTGAACGAGCTGCAGGAATTCGTTGTGGACCCGGAGGAAAACGAAGTGCTGCTGCGGCTGGGACTGCACCGGTTGCCTGCCAAGGAGTTCCCGCGGCTGCGTGCGCTGGCCCCCGCCCTGGCGGACTACGAAGGATCCGCGGAACTTGACCAGGGGCTAAGCATCCTGCTCTCCGGCCTTGAAGCCCAACTGTCCCTTCAGGACGCAGAGCCAACCGGCTAG
- a CDS encoding O-succinylhomoserine sulfhydrylase, with translation MTFNEDAAGWSPDTQAVRGGLDRTNFQETSEAVFLNSGFVYESAAAAERAFTGEDERFVYSRYGNPSVATFQERLRLLEGTEACFATASGMSAVFTALGALLAAGDRVVAARSLFGSCFVILNEILPRWGVETVFVDGPDLEQWREALSEPTTAVFFESPSNPMQEIVDIAAVSDLAHAAGATVVVDNVFATPLLQRCGQFGADVIVYSGTKHIDGQGRVLGGAILGTKEFIDGPVKQLMRHTGPALSAFNAWVLTKGLETMALRVNHSSASALRLAEWLEEQPAVSWVKYPLLKSHPQYELAVKQMSAGGTVLTLELAPSGGRSGKDAAFALLDGLRIIDISNNLGDAKSLITHPATTTHRAMGPEGRAAIGLSDGVVRLSVGLEDVDDLIGDLEQALKQI, from the coding sequence GTGACCTTCAACGAAGACGCCGCCGGCTGGAGCCCCGACACCCAGGCCGTCCGCGGCGGGCTGGACCGCACCAACTTCCAGGAGACCAGCGAGGCTGTCTTCCTGAACTCCGGTTTCGTGTACGAATCCGCCGCTGCTGCTGAGCGGGCCTTTACGGGCGAGGACGAACGCTTTGTCTACTCGCGCTACGGCAACCCGTCCGTGGCCACGTTCCAGGAACGGCTCCGCCTGCTTGAGGGGACCGAGGCGTGCTTCGCGACGGCGTCCGGCATGTCCGCGGTTTTCACCGCCCTGGGTGCGCTGCTGGCGGCCGGGGACCGGGTGGTTGCCGCCCGCTCACTCTTCGGCTCGTGCTTTGTGATCCTGAACGAAATCCTGCCGCGCTGGGGCGTGGAGACCGTCTTCGTGGACGGCCCTGACCTGGAGCAGTGGCGTGAAGCGCTCTCCGAGCCCACCACCGCCGTCTTCTTCGAATCGCCGTCCAATCCCATGCAGGAGATCGTGGACATTGCTGCGGTCAGCGACCTGGCGCACGCTGCCGGGGCGACCGTCGTCGTCGACAACGTTTTTGCCACCCCCCTGCTGCAGCGGTGCGGGCAGTTCGGCGCCGATGTGATTGTCTACTCGGGCACCAAGCACATCGACGGCCAGGGCCGGGTGCTTGGTGGCGCCATCCTGGGTACCAAGGAGTTCATTGACGGGCCGGTGAAGCAGCTCATGCGCCACACCGGACCAGCACTGTCCGCGTTCAACGCCTGGGTCCTGACCAAGGGCCTCGAGACCATGGCGCTGCGCGTCAACCACTCCTCGGCGTCAGCCCTGCGCCTCGCGGAATGGCTGGAGGAACAGCCTGCCGTCAGCTGGGTGAAGTACCCGCTCCTGAAATCGCACCCGCAGTACGAGCTGGCCGTAAAGCAGATGAGCGCCGGCGGCACTGTCCTCACCTTGGAACTCGCCCCCTCCGGCGGCCGCTCGGGCAAGGACGCGGCGTTTGCGCTGCTGGACGGCCTGCGGATCATCGACATCTCCAACAACCTTGGCGATGCCAAGTCGCTCATCACCCACCCGGCCACCACCACGCACCGCGCGATGGGACCCGAGGGCCGGGCCGCCATTGGGCTGAGCGACGGCGTGGTGCGGCTTTCGGTGGGGCTGGAGGACGTGGACGACCTGATTGGCGACCTGGAGCAGGCACTTAAGCAGATCTAG
- the pabB gene encoding aminodeoxychorismate synthase component I, whose product MSPAPVIIAIDGRSGAGKTTLAVELAARLRAHHRVSLFHLEDIYPGWNGLMVGIDRYVATVLEPLCRGDAATWTSWDWQNHYDGDSRVTLPAEIVIVEGVGAAAAAARRLLSAVIWADSPEEVRRTRALDRDGGTYEPYWDQWAAQEEEWLRTDDVPQHADVRVLNRADGSAPADVLQLLPYLPALAPALSPELSARRGLSIRTEQLDTRPDPAALFNSLYGTSANAVWLDSSNAGQAGDQAGSEAAGRSRFSIMADDAGTHGQSMTHRSGQSELRAGCATATVARPFFRWLDTVWGNPAVSTPDGYPGEFTLGWLGCLGYELKRETGGSDHSAPTPDASLIFAGRAVVLDHAEGTAWLLALDAPDADEWLEGARAAVEAASGPAAQAAVAARAGGSNGVVLPEAPTFQSRDTAKQYREKIAAAQHEIAEGNTYEVCLTTTLSAKVPAATLDPWQAYLALRRRNPAPFASYLMFGGLTVASTSPERFLKIASDGGMRAEPIKGTRRRAADPQEDAQLRTDLASSLKDRAENIMIVDLLRNDLSHFAVPGSVTVSRLCAIESYATVHQMVSTIDAQLQRGSSRAEAVAACFPAGSMTGAPKISTMAILDRLEGGGRGLYSGAIGYFSLNGATDLAVAIRTLVIDAGGDGTAELTLGVGGAITADSDPEDEYEEIRTKAFGVLSTLGADFPDD is encoded by the coding sequence CTGGAAAGACCACCCTCGCCGTTGAACTGGCGGCGCGGCTGCGGGCCCACCACAGGGTGTCGCTGTTCCACCTCGAGGACATTTATCCCGGCTGGAACGGCCTCATGGTCGGCATTGACCGCTACGTCGCCACGGTTCTGGAGCCCCTGTGCCGTGGCGACGCCGCCACCTGGACCAGCTGGGACTGGCAGAACCATTACGACGGCGACTCCCGGGTCACGCTGCCGGCCGAGATTGTCATCGTTGAGGGAGTGGGCGCCGCCGCGGCCGCGGCCCGGCGCCTGCTCAGCGCCGTCATCTGGGCGGACTCACCGGAGGAGGTCCGCCGCACCCGGGCGCTGGACCGCGACGGCGGCACCTACGAACCCTACTGGGACCAGTGGGCTGCGCAGGAGGAGGAATGGCTGCGCACCGACGACGTGCCGCAGCACGCCGACGTCCGGGTACTGAACCGCGCCGACGGATCCGCCCCGGCGGACGTCCTGCAGCTCCTGCCGTATCTCCCCGCCCTGGCCCCGGCGCTGTCCCCCGAGCTTTCGGCGCGCCGTGGCCTCAGCATCCGCACCGAACAGCTGGACACCAGGCCGGATCCAGCAGCGCTGTTCAATTCCCTCTACGGCACCTCGGCCAACGCCGTCTGGCTCGACTCATCGAATGCGGGCCAGGCCGGTGACCAGGCAGGGTCCGAGGCCGCCGGGCGGAGCCGCTTCAGCATCATGGCGGACGACGCCGGCACACACGGCCAGTCCATGACGCACCGTTCCGGACAAAGCGAGCTAAGGGCAGGCTGCGCCACCGCCACGGTGGCGCGCCCCTTCTTCCGCTGGCTGGACACCGTCTGGGGCAACCCGGCAGTCAGCACCCCCGACGGCTACCCCGGTGAGTTCACCCTTGGCTGGCTGGGATGCCTGGGCTACGAACTCAAGCGGGAAACCGGCGGATCCGATCATTCCGCGCCCACGCCTGATGCTTCGCTGATCTTCGCAGGCAGGGCGGTTGTCCTGGACCATGCGGAAGGCACGGCCTGGCTCCTGGCTCTCGACGCCCCGGATGCCGACGAGTGGCTGGAAGGCGCGCGCGCCGCCGTCGAAGCAGCGTCCGGCCCCGCCGCGCAGGCGGCCGTGGCAGCCCGGGCCGGCGGCAGCAACGGCGTCGTACTTCCGGAAGCGCCCACATTCCAAAGCCGTGATACAGCCAAGCAGTACCGGGAGAAGATCGCTGCCGCCCAGCACGAAATCGCCGAGGGAAACACCTACGAGGTCTGCCTGACCACCACTCTGTCAGCGAAAGTTCCGGCGGCCACGCTGGACCCGTGGCAGGCATACCTGGCCCTGCGCCGGAGGAATCCGGCCCCTTTCGCCAGCTACCTGATGTTCGGCGGACTCACGGTGGCCAGCACCTCGCCTGAGCGGTTCCTGAAGATCGCCTCCGACGGCGGCATGCGCGCCGAGCCCATCAAGGGCACCCGCCGCCGGGCTGCCGACCCGCAGGAGGACGCGCAGCTTCGCACGGACCTGGCGTCGTCGCTGAAGGACCGCGCCGAGAACATCATGATCGTGGACCTGTTGCGGAACGACCTGAGCCATTTCGCGGTCCCGGGCTCCGTCACGGTCAGCAGGCTCTGCGCCATCGAGAGCTACGCCACGGTGCACCAGATGGTGAGCACGATCGATGCGCAGCTGCAGCGGGGATCCTCCCGGGCCGAAGCCGTGGCCGCCTGCTTCCCGGCGGGCTCGATGACCGGCGCCCCCAAGATCAGCACCATGGCCATCCTGGACCGGCTCGAAGGTGGCGGGCGCGGGCTCTACTCCGGCGCCATCGGCTACTTCTCGCTGAACGGCGCCACGGACCTCGCCGTCGCCATCCGGACCCTGGTGATCGACGCCGGCGGCGACGGAACGGCGGAACTGACGCTCGGCGTCGGGGGCGCCATCACCGCGGATTCAGATCCGGAGGACGAATACGAGGAAATCCGCACCAAGGCGTTCGGCGTCCTCTCCACCCTGGGAGCGGACTTCCCGGACGACTGA
- a CDS encoding pyridoxamine 5'-phosphate oxidase family protein, which produces MDSQTQPNDNLTFDECWELLANDTVGRLALVVDGHPEIFPINYVVHRRSIAFRTAGVTKLWSALTERPAALEIDGYDPHTEEAWSVVLRGDTAIIEDQADKDAVDSLGLEPWQPGEKANYIRLTARALTGRRFKVNRPDVWATRQQDKRRASFE; this is translated from the coding sequence ATGGACTCGCAGACGCAGCCGAATGACAACCTGACCTTTGACGAATGCTGGGAACTCCTGGCCAATGACACTGTCGGCCGCCTTGCACTGGTGGTTGACGGCCACCCCGAGATCTTTCCAATCAACTACGTGGTGCACCGCCGCAGCATCGCGTTCCGTACGGCCGGCGTCACCAAGCTGTGGAGTGCCCTGACAGAGAGGCCTGCCGCCCTGGAGATCGACGGCTACGATCCCCATACCGAAGAGGCCTGGAGCGTGGTGCTGCGCGGCGATACGGCGATCATCGAGGACCAGGCGGACAAGGACGCCGTGGACAGCCTGGGGCTGGAGCCATGGCAGCCGGGAGAAAAGGCAAACTACATCCGGCTGACAGCCCGTGCTTTGACCGGCCGCCGTTTCAAGGTGAACCGGCCGGACGTCTGGGCCACGCGGCAGCAGGACAAGCGGCGGGCCTCTTTCGAATAA
- a CDS encoding rhodanese-like domain-containing protein, whose translation MSYAGDLTPQEAWEKLEQGAILVDVRTEGEWAHIGIPDTKATENDPLFIQWTFPGGIPNPDFITDLSQQAPEDKSTELVFLCRSGQRSIAAAIAATQAGFTSYNVLEGFEGEPDRYGERTVNGWKNRGLPTNLGKN comes from the coding sequence ATGAGCTACGCCGGAGACCTGACCCCGCAGGAGGCCTGGGAAAAACTTGAGCAGGGCGCCATCCTGGTGGATGTGCGCACGGAGGGCGAATGGGCCCACATCGGCATTCCCGACACCAAGGCCACCGAGAACGATCCGCTGTTCATCCAGTGGACCTTCCCGGGCGGAATCCCCAACCCCGACTTCATCACCGACCTTAGCCAACAGGCGCCCGAGGACAAGTCAACCGAACTGGTGTTCCTGTGCCGTTCCGGCCAGCGTTCCATCGCGGCCGCTATCGCCGCCACGCAGGCCGGCTTCACCTCCTACAACGTCCTGGAGGGCTTTGAGGGTGAACCGGACCGTTATGGAGAACGTACCGTCAACGGCTGGAAGAACCGCGGCCTGCCGACCAACCTGGGAAAGAACTAA
- a CDS encoding DUF1905 domain-containing protein: MAASYSFKAGLWRYPGEAGWHFLTLPADVADDIRARSSGHSKAFGSVKVAAEIAGHAWQTSLFADTRTGTYLLPVKKDIRAKAEISDGDEVAVRLSLQNP, translated from the coding sequence GTGGCGGCGTCGTATTCCTTCAAAGCAGGCCTGTGGCGCTATCCCGGGGAAGCCGGTTGGCATTTCCTGACCCTGCCGGCGGACGTCGCGGACGATATCCGCGCGCGCAGTTCCGGCCACAGCAAAGCTTTCGGTTCGGTCAAAGTGGCGGCGGAGATTGCCGGCCACGCGTGGCAAACCTCGCTCTTCGCGGATACCAGGACCGGCACATACCTCTTGCCCGTCAAGAAGGACATCAGGGCCAAGGCCGAGATTAGCGACGGCGACGAAGTGGCCGTCCGCCTTTCCCTGCAGAATCCTTGA